The following proteins are encoded in a genomic region of Lujinxingia vulgaris:
- the queA gene encoding tRNA preQ1(34) S-adenosylmethionine ribosyltransferase-isomerase QueA: MSIDAKKERVTLDVWARHEDDVALDDVEAYDYALPPELIAETPAERREHSRLLVYERAGERLTHTRFDAIVDHLRPGDLLIFNDTRVVPARLEAFKETGGRVELLALEVEQPGGEHRWSEPAAGQLQMRCMTRSSKPLRTGMTLTVRAGDDAFPVELLEVAPGRALVAVDSSGSALAFLERFGRIPLPPYIEQRRRESEVDVAIDDSVRYQTVLASEPGAVAAPTAGLHFSEVLLEGLEARGVERATLTLTVGPGTFKPVTSDTLDEHPMHAEAYRIPEGLKAKVEGCKARGGRVIAVGTTSARALEAEARREEPLLPGWRQTDIFLRPGDSLRLCDGLITNFHLPRSTLLALVTAFVGYPAVRRIYNEAVAGGYRFYSYGDSSLLL, translated from the coding sequence CATGAAGACGACGTGGCGCTGGACGATGTGGAGGCCTACGACTACGCCCTGCCCCCCGAACTTATTGCCGAGACGCCCGCCGAGCGCCGCGAGCACTCTCGCCTCCTGGTCTACGAGCGCGCGGGTGAGCGCCTTACGCATACGCGTTTTGATGCGATCGTCGACCATCTGCGTCCGGGGGACCTGCTGATCTTCAATGATACGAGGGTGGTGCCGGCGCGGCTGGAGGCTTTTAAAGAGACAGGCGGGCGCGTGGAGCTTCTGGCGCTGGAGGTGGAGCAGCCCGGCGGAGAGCATCGCTGGAGCGAGCCGGCCGCTGGACAGCTTCAGATGCGCTGCATGACGCGGAGCTCCAAGCCGCTTCGCACCGGTATGACGCTGACGGTTCGCGCCGGTGATGACGCCTTTCCGGTGGAACTTCTGGAGGTGGCGCCCGGCCGCGCGCTCGTCGCCGTGGACTCGTCCGGGAGCGCGCTGGCCTTTCTGGAGCGTTTCGGGCGCATTCCCCTTCCTCCTTATATCGAACAGCGCCGTCGAGAGTCCGAGGTCGATGTGGCCATCGACGACAGCGTGCGCTACCAGACGGTGCTTGCCAGTGAGCCCGGCGCGGTGGCCGCGCCGACGGCGGGACTTCACTTCTCTGAAGTTTTACTTGAAGGACTGGAGGCTCGCGGCGTGGAGCGCGCTACGCTTACGCTGACCGTGGGGCCCGGCACCTTTAAACCGGTGACCAGCGATACGCTCGATGAGCACCCCATGCATGCCGAGGCCTACCGAATCCCCGAGGGGCTTAAAGCAAAGGTTGAGGGTTGCAAGGCGCGCGGTGGCCGTGTGATCGCCGTGGGCACCACCTCCGCGCGCGCTCTGGAGGCCGAAGCCCGCCGCGAGGAGCCCCTTCTGCCCGGGTGGCGACAGACCGATATCTTTTTGCGCCCGGGCGACTCGTTGCGGCTCTGCGATGGTCTGATCACCAACTTCCATCTCCCCCGCTCTACGCTGCTCGCGCTGGTGACGGCCTTTGTCGGCTATCCGGCGGTGCGACGCATCTACAACGAGGCGGTCGCCGGCGGATATCGATTCTACAGCTACGGCGACAGCTCTCTGCTGCTCTGA
- the tgt gene encoding tRNA guanosine(34) transglycosylase Tgt, translated as MTSIANSVRCETFSFREVARDGAARAGELQLTHGTVQTPIFMPVGTVGTVKAMRPDELASQVEAQIILGNTYHLYLRPGLDVVRAHGGLHKMMGWDRPILTDSGGYQVFSLKDLRKIREEGVEFQDHISGSYHLFTPEKVIEIQETLGSDIMMAFDECPPAGADEHYMRESMARTTRWEKRCLEARTRTDCALFGIGQGGTSEKLRREHLEELGPLPFEGMAIGGLSVGEETQAMYDTVEFTTPMMPDEKPKYLMGVGKPEDLVECIARGIDMFDCVIPTRNARNGQCFTSRGVVVVRNAVHKEDLRPLDPDCDCYTCRNFTRAYLRHLLKSGEMLGPQLCTLHNLRYFLTLVGQAREAIVEGRFEAFRKRFHELQAEGGSR; from the coding sequence ATGACGTCGATCGCCAACAGTGTACGTTGCGAGACTTTTTCATTCAGGGAGGTGGCGCGAGACGGCGCGGCACGCGCCGGCGAGTTGCAGCTGACCCACGGCACGGTCCAGACGCCGATTTTTATGCCGGTGGGCACCGTGGGCACGGTCAAAGCGATGCGCCCCGATGAGCTCGCCAGCCAGGTGGAGGCTCAGATCATTCTGGGCAACACCTACCACCTCTACCTTCGGCCGGGCCTCGACGTGGTGCGCGCCCACGGGGGGCTCCATAAGATGATGGGCTGGGACCGGCCGATCCTTACCGACTCGGGGGGCTACCAGGTCTTCAGCCTTAAAGATCTGCGCAAGATCCGCGAGGAAGGCGTGGAGTTTCAGGATCATATCTCCGGGTCCTACCACCTCTTTACGCCGGAGAAGGTCATCGAGATCCAGGAGACCCTGGGGAGCGATATCATGATGGCTTTTGACGAGTGTCCGCCTGCCGGCGCCGATGAGCACTACATGCGCGAGTCGATGGCGCGCACCACCCGCTGGGAGAAGCGCTGCCTGGAGGCGCGCACGCGAACCGACTGCGCGCTCTTTGGTATCGGCCAGGGAGGCACCAGCGAGAAGCTACGGCGCGAGCACCTCGAAGAGCTCGGGCCCCTTCCCTTTGAGGGCATGGCCATCGGAGGCCTGAGCGTGGGTGAGGAAACCCAGGCGATGTACGACACCGTCGAGTTCACCACGCCGATGATGCCCGATGAGAAGCCTAAATATCTGATGGGCGTCGGAAAGCCCGAAGACCTGGTGGAGTGCATCGCGCGCGGCATCGATATGTTCGACTGTGTGATCCCCACCCGCAACGCCCGCAACGGCCAGTGCTTCACCAGCCGCGGGGTCGTCGTGGTGCGAAACGCGGTACATAAAGAAGATCTGCGCCCGCTGGACCCAGATTGCGACTGCTACACCTGCCGAAACTTCACGCGCGCCTACCTGCGTCACCTCCTCAAGAGCGGAGAGATGCTCGGGCCGCAGCTCTGCACCCTGCACAATCTGCGCTACTTTTTGACGCTGGTCGGGCAGGCCCGCGAGGCGATCGTCGAGGGTCGTTTTGAGGCCTTCCGCAAGCGCTTCCATGAACTGCAGGCCGAGGGAGGCTCGCGCTGA
- the yajC gene encoding preprotein translocase subunit YajC translates to MQSPQLVILAQAAGAPNPMMNLVFIGLMVLIFWFIVLRPQAKEAKAHRDFVSGLKAGDEVISAGGLYGKVVSIDGAIAHVELTRGTKVRFDRNKLHPIPGSAVTVGDPEPEQKKKDD, encoded by the coding sequence ATGCAAAGCCCCCAACTCGTGATACTCGCACAGGCGGCCGGTGCGCCGAACCCGATGATGAACCTGGTCTTTATCGGCCTGATGGTGCTGATTTTCTGGTTCATCGTGCTCCGCCCCCAGGCCAAAGAGGCCAAAGCCCACCGCGATTTTGTCTCGGGGTTGAAGGCCGGCGATGAGGTCATCTCCGCCGGCGGGCTCTACGGCAAGGTGGTGAGCATCGACGGCGCCATCGCCCATGTGGAGCTGACCCGGGGCACCAAGGTTCGCTTCGACCGCAATAAGTTGCACCCGATCCCGGGTAGCGCCGTGACCGTTGGCGACCCCGAGCCCGAACAGAAGAAGAAAGACGACTGA
- the secD gene encoding protein translocase subunit SecD, which translates to MKSSLYRWGVVVVAFLVALYVLTPTIIDWSDGKLDGAPGSTDGVASMFLETNEATGQVTWEGIQPLTLGLDLQGGLLLQYHVYVDRAVQDRLTRMASDLEERLAQEKEGIEVEANHPPGETYIDVTLGESADKDLFTEEFMGFFPSMLLTDTGSNTMRLEMDPNYIDETKDFAVTQAIETIRSRIDALGVAEPSITRQGMSDIVIQLPGIQEENIERAKELIGQTAQLRFQMVDDDGTNQYFGQFRGQLPAGFALRSIDGGYFSVTHQSKDALKEFFAGRAPDDRAIGYQFHPVYIDRENGVIDEQQSYWKTYLVYREAELTGDYIQDARVAVDQQFNRPYVSLNFDAKGAELFGNTTTEYTGQRFAIMMDDEVNSAPVINEPILGGRAQITLGSMQSYSEIQQEAQDLVIALRHGALPAPIERQFETIVGPTLGQDSIDSSMRALMVGSILVILFMLIYYRRSGFISTIALTLNLVLIMAGLAAIGATLTLPGIAGIILTVGMAVDANVIIYERIREELVVRKKPIRVAVKEGFDLAFSAVLDANITTGIAALVLLQYGTGPIRGFAITLLIGIVSTLFTAVYVTRILFDDWMAHSKKDTLSI; encoded by the coding sequence ATGAAGAGCTCACTGTACCGCTGGGGAGTTGTTGTCGTGGCCTTTCTGGTCGCGCTCTACGTGCTGACCCCCACGATCATCGACTGGTCCGATGGCAAACTCGACGGCGCCCCGGGAAGCACCGATGGCGTCGCCTCGATGTTCCTGGAGACCAATGAAGCTACCGGCCAGGTGACCTGGGAGGGCATCCAGCCCCTGACGCTGGGCCTCGACCTCCAGGGCGGGCTGCTTCTGCAGTACCACGTCTATGTCGACCGCGCCGTCCAGGACCGCCTCACGCGTATGGCCTCCGACCTCGAAGAGCGTCTGGCTCAGGAGAAGGAAGGCATTGAGGTGGAGGCCAATCACCCCCCGGGTGAGACCTACATCGATGTCACGCTGGGAGAGTCGGCCGACAAGGATCTCTTCACCGAAGAGTTCATGGGCTTCTTCCCCAGCATGCTGCTGACCGACACGGGCAGCAACACGATGCGCCTGGAGATGGACCCGAACTACATCGACGAGACCAAAGATTTCGCGGTGACCCAGGCCATCGAGACCATCCGCTCGCGTATTGACGCGCTGGGTGTGGCCGAGCCTTCCATCACCCGCCAGGGCATGAGCGACATCGTCATTCAGCTCCCGGGCATCCAGGAAGAGAACATCGAGCGCGCCAAGGAGCTCATCGGTCAGACCGCGCAGCTTCGCTTCCAGATGGTCGACGACGATGGCACCAACCAGTACTTCGGCCAGTTCCGCGGCCAGCTCCCCGCGGGCTTTGCGCTTCGCAGCATCGACGGCGGCTACTTCTCGGTGACTCACCAGAGCAAGGACGCGCTCAAGGAGTTCTTCGCCGGCCGCGCTCCCGACGACCGCGCCATCGGCTACCAGTTCCACCCGGTCTACATCGACCGCGAGAACGGCGTCATCGATGAGCAGCAGTCCTACTGGAAGACCTACCTGGTCTACCGCGAGGCGGAGCTGACCGGCGACTACATCCAGGATGCCCGCGTGGCGGTCGACCAGCAGTTCAACCGCCCCTACGTCTCGCTGAACTTCGACGCCAAGGGCGCCGAGCTCTTCGGGAACACCACCACCGAGTACACCGGCCAGCGTTTCGCCATCATGATGGACGACGAGGTCAACAGCGCTCCGGTGATCAACGAGCCGATCCTCGGCGGTCGCGCCCAGATCACGCTCGGCTCGATGCAGTCCTACTCCGAGATTCAGCAGGAGGCGCAGGATCTCGTCATCGCGCTTCGCCACGGTGCGCTCCCCGCGCCGATCGAGCGCCAGTTTGAGACGATCGTCGGCCCGACCCTCGGTCAGGACTCGATTGACTCCTCGATGCGCGCTTTGATGGTGGGCAGCATCCTGGTCATCCTCTTTATGCTCATCTACTACCGCCGCAGCGGCTTCATCTCGACGATCGCGCTGACGCTCAACCTGGTGCTGATCATGGCCGGCCTGGCCGCCATCGGCGCCACGCTGACCCTTCCGGGCATCGCCGGCATCATTCTGACCGTCGGTATGGCCGTCGACGCCAACGTCATCATCTACGAGCGTATTCGCGAGGAGCTGGTGGTGCGTAAGAAACCCATTCGGGTGGCGGTCAAGGAGGGCTTTGATCTGGCCTTCTCGGCGGTTCTCGATGCCAACATCACCACCGGTATCGCCGCGCTGGTTCTGTTGCAGTACGGCACCGGCCCGATTCGCGGTTTTGCTATCACCCTGCTCATCGGGATCGTCTCGACGCTCTTCACCGCCGTCTACGTGACGCGCATCCTCTTTGACGACTGGATGGCGCATAGCAAGAAAGACACGCTGAGCATCTGA
- the secF gene encoding protein translocase subunit SecF, which produces MKMLQIYPYDAQNDIIGKRKITGIVSIILMIASLVLLVTVGPKWGIDFRGGTELIIKVDPSVTDDEVRDAAASIGLTDASVQRYGAESEGRFMIQTQEVSVVDEVKVEEIRNAMEALGDLDAALWNDEQPDRMDLRFSAQKDTAQIEEAILATGLSQVTVQTAGQAEEAFYTVRFQDLQNIIREGFAAAFGEKFTEAGGLERLETVGPRAGEQLRNSGLVSIIVALLAILVYIWFRFDIRYSPGAVGALAHDVTIALGMFVLLQIEISLPIIAAVLTIIGYSLNDTIVLFDRIREDLDSAGTKPLIEVVNDAMNETLSRTLITSLTTLLAVTMIAIIGTGLIQDFAVALIIGIVVGTYSSIFIAAPLMVRMDGYLKERRKAQALLDKADADQGASV; this is translated from the coding sequence ATGAAGATGTTGCAAATTTACCCCTACGATGCGCAGAACGACATCATCGGGAAGCGCAAAATCACCGGGATCGTGTCGATCATTCTCATGATCGCGAGCCTGGTGCTGCTGGTCACCGTCGGCCCCAAATGGGGCATCGACTTTCGCGGCGGCACCGAGCTGATCATCAAGGTCGACCCCAGCGTCACCGACGATGAGGTGCGTGACGCCGCCGCCAGCATCGGGCTGACTGACGCCTCGGTGCAGCGTTACGGTGCCGAGAGCGAGGGTCGCTTTATGATCCAGACCCAGGAAGTCTCGGTGGTCGATGAGGTCAAGGTCGAAGAGATCCGCAACGCGATGGAAGCGCTGGGCGACCTCGACGCCGCGCTCTGGAACGATGAGCAGCCCGACCGCATGGACCTTCGCTTCAGCGCCCAGAAAGACACCGCGCAGATCGAGGAGGCCATCCTGGCCACCGGCCTCTCGCAGGTGACGGTGCAGACTGCCGGTCAGGCCGAAGAGGCCTTCTACACGGTGCGCTTCCAGGACCTTCAGAACATTATTCGCGAAGGGTTCGCGGCGGCGTTCGGCGAAAAATTCACCGAAGCCGGCGGCCTGGAGCGCCTGGAGACGGTCGGCCCGCGCGCCGGTGAGCAGCTGCGTAACAGCGGTCTGGTCTCGATCATCGTCGCCCTGCTGGCGATCCTCGTCTACATCTGGTTCCGCTTTGACATCCGCTACTCCCCGGGCGCGGTCGGCGCGCTGGCGCACGACGTGACGATTGCCCTGGGCATGTTCGTTTTGCTGCAGATCGAGATCAGCCTGCCGATCATCGCCGCCGTACTCACCATCATCGGTTATTCGCTCAACGACACCATCGTGCTCTTTGACCGCATCCGCGAAGACCTCGACAGCGCCGGCACCAAGCCCCTGATCGAGGTCGTCAACGACGCGATGAATGAGACGCTCAGCCGTACCCTGATCACCTCGCTGACCACGCTGCTGGCGGTCACCATGATCGCGATTATCGGCACCGGCCTGATTCAGGATTTCGCCGTCGCGCTGATCATCGGCATCGTCGTCGGTACCTACTCCTCGATCTTCATCGCCGCGCCTTTGATGGTGCGCATGGACGGCTACCTCAAGGAGCGTCGCAAGGCTCAGGCGCTGCTCGATAAGGCCGACGCCGACCAGGGTGCCAGCGTGTGA
- the recJ gene encoding single-stranded-DNA-specific exonuclease RecJ → MEQTSPEWVVTRAQDVSAETLAGELGVHPLTARILLQRGIGDVDQAARFLNPSLKQMADPFGMKGMEEAVVEVLTAIDRGERIMIHGDYDVDGVCSVALLYQFLRQLGAQVEYTIPQRDQDGYGLNARSVRRFAEAGISLIITTDCGVSNVEEIRLARELGLRVVVVDHHTVPPVLPPANAILNPLQPGCGFAFKQLAAVGVTFCLVVALRSTLRDHGVFRHIPEPDVREYLDLVALGTVADVVPLVDLNRIFVRHGLDVLGGRRRAGISALMERARVDQGPISPQTISFRLAPRLNAAGRMGDASICVELLTTESYARAIALARELESQNKARQGLERELLELAIPEAEREVALGRQMLVVAGRGWHRGVLGIVASRLVERFHRPVAMVGIDEEGVGKGSVRSIDGINVIEVLRFSEDLLETFGGHTAAAGLSLLEKNVEALRERLDEGLCRGLEGRVLPQRRLDIDCEVCLGELDERFGRDLRRLGPFGTGNREPVLLCRQSQASHVRVVGNNHLKAKFRGGGNAIDGIGFSMAEEAALLNVPVAVAFVPRFATFRGRTRLEMHIRGLRRADERCPDRVLTP, encoded by the coding sequence ATGGAACAGACCTCCCCCGAATGGGTTGTAACCCGAGCTCAAGACGTCAGCGCCGAGACGCTGGCCGGAGAGCTTGGCGTGCACCCGCTGACCGCACGCATTCTCTTGCAGCGCGGCATTGGCGACGTCGACCAGGCCGCGCGCTTCTTGAACCCCTCGCTCAAACAGATGGCCGACCCTTTTGGCATGAAGGGCATGGAAGAGGCCGTCGTCGAGGTGCTCACCGCCATCGATCGGGGTGAACGCATCATGATCCACGGCGACTACGACGTCGACGGGGTCTGCAGCGTCGCCCTGCTCTACCAGTTTCTGCGCCAGCTCGGCGCCCAGGTCGAGTACACCATCCCCCAGCGCGATCAGGACGGCTACGGGCTCAACGCGCGCAGCGTGCGCCGCTTTGCCGAGGCGGGTATCTCGCTGATCATCACGACCGACTGCGGCGTCTCCAACGTCGAGGAGATTCGGCTGGCCCGGGAGCTGGGCTTGCGCGTGGTGGTGGTCGATCACCACACCGTGCCGCCGGTGCTTCCGCCGGCCAACGCGATTCTGAACCCCCTGCAGCCCGGCTGCGGCTTCGCCTTCAAACAGCTCGCTGCGGTGGGGGTGACCTTCTGCCTTGTGGTGGCGCTGCGCTCGACCCTTCGCGACCACGGGGTATTTCGTCACATCCCGGAGCCGGACGTGCGCGAGTACCTGGATCTCGTGGCGCTGGGCACGGTGGCCGACGTGGTGCCGCTGGTGGATCTCAACCGCATCTTTGTGCGCCACGGCCTCGACGTGCTGGGCGGGCGACGACGCGCCGGGATCTCGGCCTTGATGGAGCGCGCCCGCGTCGACCAGGGGCCGATCTCTCCGCAGACGATCAGCTTTCGGCTGGCCCCGCGTCTTAACGCTGCCGGTCGCATGGGCGACGCCTCGATCTGCGTGGAGCTTCTGACCACCGAGAGCTACGCCCGCGCCATCGCCCTGGCCCGCGAGCTTGAGAGCCAGAACAAGGCCCGCCAGGGCCTGGAGCGGGAGCTTCTGGAGCTTGCGATTCCCGAGGCCGAGCGCGAGGTGGCGCTGGGCCGCCAGATGCTCGTTGTGGCCGGACGGGGCTGGCACCGCGGGGTGCTGGGCATTGTCGCCAGCCGCCTGGTGGAGCGTTTTCACCGGCCGGTGGCCATGGTGGGCATCGACGAGGAAGGTGTGGGCAAAGGGAGCGTGCGCAGCATCGACGGCATCAACGTCATCGAGGTGCTGCGCTTCTCCGAAGACCTGCTCGAGACCTTTGGCGGGCACACCGCCGCGGCCGGCCTCTCGCTGCTGGAGAAAAACGTCGAAGCCCTGCGCGAGCGCCTCGACGAGGGCCTCTGCCGGGGGCTGGAGGGGCGAGTGCTGCCGCAGCGCCGCCTGGACATCGACTGCGAGGTCTGCCTGGGGGAGCTCGATGAGCGTTTCGGGCGAGATCTGAGGCGGCTGGGCCCCTTCGGGACGGGAAACCGGGAGCCGGTGCTGCTCTGCCGCCAGAGCCAGGCCTCGCATGTGCGGGTGGTCGGCAACAACCATCTCAAGGCGAAGTTTCGGGGCGGCGGAAATGCCATCGACGGCATCGGGTTCTCTATGGCAGAGGAGGCGGCGCTGCTCAACGTGCCCGTCGCCGTCGCCTTCGTTCCCCGCTTCGCGACCTTCCGCGGGCGCACTCGCCTGGAGATGCATATCCGCGGTCTGCGCCGCGCCGATGAGCGCTGCCCCGACCGCGTGCTCACGCCCTGA